Proteins from a genomic interval of Callospermophilus lateralis isolate mCalLat2 chromosome 1, mCalLat2.hap1, whole genome shotgun sequence:
- the Sppl2b gene encoding signal peptide peptidase-like 2B isoform X2, whose product MLLLALLCIAVSVVWGVFRNEDQWAWVLQDTLGVAFCLYMLRTVRLPTFKACTLLLLVLFVYDVFFVFVTPFLTKSGNSIMVEVATGPSDSATREKLPMVLKVPRLNASPLALCDRPFSLLGFGDILVPGLLVAYCHRFDIQAQSSRVYFVACTVAYGIGLLVTFVALALMQRGQPALLYLVPCTLVTSCLVALWRRELGAFWTGSGFAVNTERPTSDPVGTGSCRQSTASEGLRRPAVTTVCQPRTSQVPCAP is encoded by the exons ATGCTGCTCCTGGCTCTCCTCTGCATCGCCGTCAGCGTGGTGTGGGGCGTCTTCCGCAACGAGGACCA GTGGGCGTGGGTCCTGCAGGATACGCTGGGTGTGGCCTTCTGCCTCTACATGCTCAGGACTGTCCGTCTCCCCACGTTCAAG GCCTGCACGCTGCTGCTGCTGGTGCTCTTCGTCTATGACGTCTTCTTCGTCTTCGTCACACCCTTCCTGACCAAG AGCGGGAACAGCATCATGGTGGAGGTGGCCACCGGGCCCTCGGACTCGGCCACTCGTGAGAAG CTGCCCATGGTCCTGAAGGTGCCCAGGCTGAATGCCTCGCCACTGGCCCTGTGTGACCggcccttctccctcctgggctTTGGAGACATCCTGGTGCCAG GGCTGCTGGTGGCCTACTGCCACAGGTTCGACATCCAGGCACAGTCCTCCCGGGTCTACTTTGTGGCCTGCACCGTGG CCTATGGCATTGGCCTCCTGGTGACGTTTGTGGCACTGGCACTCATGCAGCGTGGCCAGCCCGCCCTCCTCTACCTGGTGCCCTGCACTCTGGTGACGAGCTGCCTGGTGGCGCTGTGGCGCCGGGAGCTGGGCGCCTTCTGGACGGGCAGCGGCTTTGCGGTGAATACGG AAAGACCTACCTCAGACCCAGTGGGCACCGGCTCCTGCCGACAGTCCACAGCCTCCGAAGGACTCAGACGCCCCGCTGTCACCACAGTCTGCCAGCCAAGAACCAGTCAGGTCCCCTGTGCCCCCTGA
- the Sppl2b gene encoding signal peptide peptidase-like 2B isoform X1 yields the protein MLLLALLCIAVSVVWGVFRNEDQWAWVLQDTLGVAFCLYMLRTVRLPTFKACTLLLLVLFVYDVFFVFVTPFLTKSGNSIMVEVATGPSDSATREKLPMVLKVPRLNASPLALCDRPFSLLGFGDILVPGLLVAYCHRFDIQAQSSRVYFVACTVAYGIGLLVTFVALALMQRGQPALLYLVPCTLVTSCLVALWRRELGAFWTGSGFAKDLPQTQWAPAPADSPQPPKDSDAPLSPQSASQEPVRSPVPPEKPQEPSTPEEMGAAAPAQEPKIPDSSTPESTGQAQPSPTAQPGTLA from the exons ATGCTGCTCCTGGCTCTCCTCTGCATCGCCGTCAGCGTGGTGTGGGGCGTCTTCCGCAACGAGGACCA GTGGGCGTGGGTCCTGCAGGATACGCTGGGTGTGGCCTTCTGCCTCTACATGCTCAGGACTGTCCGTCTCCCCACGTTCAAG GCCTGCACGCTGCTGCTGCTGGTGCTCTTCGTCTATGACGTCTTCTTCGTCTTCGTCACACCCTTCCTGACCAAG AGCGGGAACAGCATCATGGTGGAGGTGGCCACCGGGCCCTCGGACTCGGCCACTCGTGAGAAG CTGCCCATGGTCCTGAAGGTGCCCAGGCTGAATGCCTCGCCACTGGCCCTGTGTGACCggcccttctccctcctgggctTTGGAGACATCCTGGTGCCAG GGCTGCTGGTGGCCTACTGCCACAGGTTCGACATCCAGGCACAGTCCTCCCGGGTCTACTTTGTGGCCTGCACCGTGG CCTATGGCATTGGCCTCCTGGTGACGTTTGTGGCACTGGCACTCATGCAGCGTGGCCAGCCCGCCCTCCTCTACCTGGTGCCCTGCACTCTGGTGACGAGCTGCCTGGTGGCGCTGTGGCGCCGGGAGCTGGGCGCCTTCTGGACGGGCAGCGGCTTTGCG AAAGACCTACCTCAGACCCAGTGGGCACCGGCTCCTGCCGACAGTCCACAGCCTCCGAAGGACTCAGACGCCCCGCTGTCACCACAGTCTGCCAGCCAAGAACCAGTCAGGTCCCCTGTGCCCCCTGAGAAGCCCCAGGAACCGTCCACACCTGAGGAGATGGGGGCAGCAGCCCCTGCCCAGGAGCCCAAGATCCCGGACAGCAGCACCCCAGAATCCACAGGCCAGGCCCAGCCCAGCCCCACAGCCCAGCCGGGGACCTTGGCCTAG
- the Sppl2b gene encoding signal peptide peptidase-like 2B isoform X3, producing the protein MLLLALLCIAVSVVWGVFRNEDQWAWVLQDTLGVAFCLYMLRTVRLPTFKACTLLLLVLFVYDVFFVFVTPFLTKSGNSIMVEVATGPSDSATREKLPMVLKVPRLNASPLALCDRPFSLLGFGDILVPGLLVAYCHRFDIQAQSSRVYFVACTVAYGIGLLVTFVALALMQRGQPALLYLVPCTLVTSCLVALWRRELGAFWTGSGFAVNTGLL; encoded by the exons ATGCTGCTCCTGGCTCTCCTCTGCATCGCCGTCAGCGTGGTGTGGGGCGTCTTCCGCAACGAGGACCA GTGGGCGTGGGTCCTGCAGGATACGCTGGGTGTGGCCTTCTGCCTCTACATGCTCAGGACTGTCCGTCTCCCCACGTTCAAG GCCTGCACGCTGCTGCTGCTGGTGCTCTTCGTCTATGACGTCTTCTTCGTCTTCGTCACACCCTTCCTGACCAAG AGCGGGAACAGCATCATGGTGGAGGTGGCCACCGGGCCCTCGGACTCGGCCACTCGTGAGAAG CTGCCCATGGTCCTGAAGGTGCCCAGGCTGAATGCCTCGCCACTGGCCCTGTGTGACCggcccttctccctcctgggctTTGGAGACATCCTGGTGCCAG GGCTGCTGGTGGCCTACTGCCACAGGTTCGACATCCAGGCACAGTCCTCCCGGGTCTACTTTGTGGCCTGCACCGTGG CCTATGGCATTGGCCTCCTGGTGACGTTTGTGGCACTGGCACTCATGCAGCGTGGCCAGCCCGCCCTCCTCTACCTGGTGCCCTGCACTCTGGTGACGAGCTGCCTGGTGGCGCTGTGGCGCCGGGAGCTGGGCGCCTTCTGGACGGGCAGCGGCTTTGCGGTGAATACGGGTTTGCTCTGA